Proteins encoded by one window of Pseudomonadota bacterium:
- a CDS encoding aspartate-semialdehyde dehydrogenase, translating to MGYKMAVVGATGAVGNEMLQILAERSFPVDDMVALASANSVGREVSFGEDHTLKVQDLATFDFKGTELALFSPGAKVSDEHAPRAAAADCIVIDNTSRFRYDEDIPLVVPEVNAEALAGYENRYIISNPNCSTIQMLVALKPLHDLATIKRVVVATYQSVGGAGKKGMDELYLQTKNKFWNETSEPDTFQKEIAFNCIPQIDVFMDDGSTKEEWKMVVETKKILDPAIQVHATCVRVPVFVGHAEAVNVEFASPLAVEDAREQLQESDGIVVLDEHAPGGYITQKDCAGEDAVYVSRIRKDPTIENGLSMWVVSDNLRKGAALNAVQIAEEMDRRFLKGALPKAS from the coding sequence ATGGGTTACAAAATGGCGGTTGTCGGCGCCACGGGCGCGGTCGGCAACGAGATGCTGCAGATCCTCGCCGAGCGGAGCTTTCCGGTCGACGACATGGTGGCGCTCGCCTCGGCTAACTCGGTCGGGCGCGAGGTCTCGTTTGGCGAGGACCACACGCTTAAGGTTCAGGACCTCGCCACCTTCGACTTCAAGGGCACCGAGCTGGCGCTCTTTTCGCCGGGCGCCAAGGTGTCCGACGAGCATGCACCGCGCGCTGCCGCCGCCGATTGCATCGTCATCGATAACACCTCGCGCTTCCGCTATGACGAGGATATCCCGCTTGTCGTGCCGGAGGTGAACGCCGAAGCGCTTGCCGGATACGAAAACCGCTACATCATCTCCAATCCCAACTGCTCGACGATCCAGATGCTGGTGGCGCTGAAGCCGCTGCACGATCTGGCAACGATCAAGCGCGTTGTCGTCGCGACCTATCAGTCGGTGGGCGGTGCCGGCAAGAAGGGTATGGACGAGCTTTATCTGCAGACGAAGAACAAGTTCTGGAACGAAACGTCGGAGCCTGACACGTTTCAGAAGGAGATCGCCTTCAACTGCATCCCGCAGATCGACGTCTTCATGGATGACGGCTCGACCAAGGAAGAATGGAAGATGGTCGTCGAGACAAAGAAGATCCTGGATCCCGCGATCCAGGTGCACGCGACCTGCGTGCGCGTACCGGTCTTTGTCGGCCACGCCGAAGCGGTCAACGTGGAGTTCGCGTCACCGCTGGCGGTCGAGGACGCGCGCGAGCAACTGCAGGAGTCCGACGGCATCGTCGTGTTGGATGAGCACGCGCCCGGCGGCTACATCACGCAGAAGGATTGTGCCGGCGAGGACGCTGTCTATGTCAGCCGTATACGCAAGGACCCGACGATCGAGAACGGCCTTTCCATGTGGGTCGTCTCCGACAACCTGCGCAAGGGCGCCGCGCTCAACGCGGTGCAGATCGCCGAGGAGATGGACCGCCGGTTCCTGAAGGGCGCGCTGCCGAAGGCGAGCTGA